GCATCGGGATGAACCGCGAGATCGACCGGTTCACGTACAACATGCTGTTCGACGAGAAGATGGGCGACACCGTCCACATGGCCGTTGGCTCGGCCTATCCCGACACGGTCGGCGAGGAGAACGAGCGAAACGAGAGCGCCGAGCACGTCGATATGATCGTCGATATGAGCGAGGACTCGGTCATCGAGGTCGACGGCGAAGTGGTGCAGCGCAACGGGACGTTCGTCTTCGAGGACGGGTTCGACCAGGCATAAGCCAGGCGGACCCAGCCGCGTACCCGGAAACCACGCCGTCGGGGGTTGAATTCGTCCGCCTCCGAGACTCAATGTTGATACTCGGGGCGAGAAGTCATAGGTACGTAGTCGCTCATCGCTCGTATGGACGGGCTTCCCGAGGGGGTAGGCGACGACCGGTCGGGATTCGCCGGCGCGGTCCGGCAGACGGACGCGTCGCAGTACGGCACCCTGTACGACATCGCTCTCGACACCTCGACGAGTCTGATGAGCGCCGAACCCGACGAGTTCGAGACGAAACTCCGCTGGGGGCTCGAAAGCGTGGGGTCGCACGTGGACGCCGATCGAGGGTACGTCTTCCAGTCGCGGAACGAGAGATTCGAGCGCACGGCCGGGTGGACGGACGAGGAAGTCGACCCCTGGGAGGTCCAGCACCTCGCGCTCGACGGATTCGAGTGGCTGGGCGGCCGCCTCAGGCAGTTCGAGAACGCGGTCGTCCCGAGCGTGAGGGACCTCCCGACGACGTCGACTCTCCGGGAGGCGTTGCGCGCCGAAGAGGTCAAATCCGCCGTGTTCCTGCCGATGGTCGAAGACTGGTCACTCCAGGGGTTCGTCGGGTTCGATCTGGCCGAGTCGACGCGCCAGTGGGACGAGTCGGAGGTGGATATCCTCCGAAGCGTCGCCGATATGATCGCCCACTCGCTGTCTCGCGTTCGACGCGAGAAGCTGCTCAAGCAACAGAACGAGCGTCTCGAAACCTTCGCGAGCGTGATCTCTCACGACCTCCGGAACCCGCTCAACGTCGTGACCGGATCACTCGAACTCGCCGACGCGAGCGGCGGATCCGAGCACATCGACCGTGCGACGCGCGCCGCTGAGCGAATGGAGGACCTCATCGAACAGGTGTTGACTCTCGCCCAGCAGGGCCGAGACATCGGCGACACCCGTCGGATACGACTCGGGACAGTCGTCGAGAGCGCGTGGGCGACGGTCGAGGCGCCGGCGGCCGAGATCCGACTCGAATCCGACGCGACCGTGTACGCCGACCCGGACAGACTCCGGGAGGCGTTCGAGAACCTGTTCCGGAACGCGGTCGAGCACGGCGGCGACGACGTGACGGTGCGCGCGGGGGCAGTGGAGAACGGGTTCTACATCGAGGACGACGGCGCGGGCATTCCGGAAGAACGGCGCGAGTCGGTGTTCGACCGGGGGTACACGACCGACGGTGGAACCGGGTTGGGACTGCCGATCGTTCGGAGCATCGTCGACGCCCACGGGTGGTCGATTCGAGCCCGTGACGGAGTTGCCGGCGGGGCGCGGTTCGAGATCACGGACGTCGAGTTCGCCGCCACATAGGGACCGTCGTCGCGAGCGGAGAGCGAAGTGTCTCTCCACCGTGACGCTCCGTCTTCAGTCGCCGTCGTACGAGAGCCCGACCGTATTCGACGGCGCGTCGAGCGGGCTCGTCGGCAACCCGGGAGCTACCTCCGGATCGTTGTATCCGCCGGGAGCGACGTCGTTCGGTCCGTCGGGGTAGAACAGGGACGCGAGCAACTGAATGTGGTCGCGGCCGACGCCGAGTTCGAACTGGCCGCCGCCGTAGAGCGCCACGTCGCGCTTCTCCGCCCATTCGATCGTCTCGAAGAGCGATTCGACCGTCCCGAACCGCGAGGGCTTGATGTTCAGCCACTCCGGCTCGAACGGCAGATTCTCGACGGATTCGACGCCAGTGATCGGGTAGTCCCACGAGATCCGGCCCTCCTCGCCGTCGAAGAGCGGGCGCGTCTCGGGCGTCAGTCCCGGATCCTCGATGACGGCGTCGGGGAACGCCGCCAGGATGCGTTCGTAGAGGTCCGGGTCCGGGTCGGCGTCGACCTCGGTGCCCTCGTACAGGCCCTTCAGATCGAGGATCCGAACGGCATCCGTCGCTGCGGCCGCGTCCACGACCTCGTCGTCCCACTCGGGCGTCGGATCGAGTTTGAACTCGGTGTCCGGATAGGCGTCCAAGACCGCGTCGAGCCGGTCGGTCGTCGGCGGGTCGCCGAGTCGCATCGACGCGACGAAGCGGACCGGGTCGGGGTCGCGACCGACGGCGGTAGAGAGCGACAGGTCGTTCTGCCGGAGCGCCAGGTCCAGCGCCGCCGACTCGACGGCCCAGCGGCGGTAGTGCCGCGCCGTCTCGCGTTCGGGGTCCCGCGTCGGGAACAGGTCGACGTCGTCGAGGTGGGCCGAGAACTCGGCGAACGTGTACTCGCCCGCGAAGTCGAAGGCCGGTGCCTCCGCGAGCGCGTCGTGGTCCTCGGTGTCGTAGCTGACGTCCTCGCCGCGGCCGGTGTGAGCCGAGCCGCTCGCTTCGGCGTCCGGAGACGCCGGCCCCGAGAGGTGGAACGTGGTCGTCGTCCGGACGAAGCCGCTCGAGGTGTCGCGCTCGCGTCGCGTCCGCTCGCTCGATTCGACAGCGAGCGGGAGGTCGGCGACGGCGTCGAAGAGAGCACTCATCGGGTGCTGTTTCGCGCGTCACAGGCAAAAGCGTCCCGTCGAGTGGTGCACGATCGACGGGTGCCGTCGTGCGGTGGTGGGGACAGCGCTCAGAACTCCTCTCGCAGTTCCATCTCCGCCACCAGGTCGTACGGGTCCGTTCCGGTGCGGATCAGATCGAGGATGCGGAAGGCGTCCGATGGCGAGAGGAAGTGCCGGCAGACCGCTCGCCCCAACGGCGTCGGCTCGAAGCCGTCGATGAACTCCCACTGGAGGAGTTTGCCGAGAGCGTGCTTGGTTGGGACGTCACCGACCATCCGGTCGTTCAGCCGTTTCGCGCGCTTGCCCGCGACGACGACGTTCGCGAGCGTCTCCTCGGCGGCGGCGGTCTCGTCGTAGTGGGTCAGCACGTCCTCCATCTCGCCTTTCAGGAGTTTGAACGCCACCTCGTCCTCGGTCATCTCCATCGAGTTGTGGTAGACGCAGTCGGGTTCGACGAGCAGGTAGACTTTCCCCTGGTCGTGGTAGTCGGGGCGGCCGGCGCGGCCCAGCATCTGCTCGAACTCCTGGACGGAGAGCCACTCGATGCCCATCGCCAGCGAGTCGAAGATCACCTGCGAGGCGGGGAAGTCGACGCCGGCGGCCAGGGCGGCGGTCGTGACGACCGCGGCGAGGTCCTGGTCGCCGAACTGCCGCTCGACGCGCTTCCGCTGGCCGTAGTCGAGGCCGGCGTGGTACGGTGCGGCGTCGTACTCCAGCTTCCTGGAGATTTCGTGACAGCGCCGCCGCGAGTTGGTGAAGACGATAGTCTGTCCGCGATAGCCCTTCGAGGACTTCGAGTCGAACTCGCGTCTGACCAGTTTGTTGACGATGTCGGGCTTCTCCCGCCCGTCGGCGAACGTCACGTGCCGCTCGATCGGCACCGGGCGCTCCTCGAACTCGATGAGCGTCGCGCGGAGCCGCTCGGCCAGCGACTCGGGGTTGCCGACGGTCGCCGAGAGGTAGACGTACTGCGCGCCGTCGTACCCCTCTCGCCGCCTCGCCCGCTCCTCGTTGTAGTACTTCAGCCGGCTGATGAGGCCGTCGAGGCGGTGGCCGCGCTCCTCCTCTTTCAGGGTGTGGATCTCGTCGATGACGACGGTGCCGACGTCGCCGAGGTCCTTTCCGGTCCGCAGCGCGTGGTCGATCCCCTCGTAGGTGCCGACGACGACGTCGGCGTTCGGATCGAAGCGGTTGCCGTCGTCGTTGATTCTCGACGCGCCGACGCGGATCGTCACGTCGAGGACGTCGCCGTAGCGCTCCTCGAAGTCCTCGTGCTTCTGATTCGCCAGCGCGACCAGCGGGACTAAGAAGAGCAGTTTGCCCTCCCCCTTCAGCGCCCGGTCGATCCCGGCGAGTTCGCCGACGAGCGTCTTTCCGGTCGCGGTCGCGCTCACGACGAGTTGGTCGCGCTCCTCGAAGAGTCCGTTGTCGACCGCGAGCGACTGGACCGGAAGCAGGGAATCGAACCGGTCCTCGACGCGGCGCTGGAGTTCGGGGTGGAGGTCCAGCGTCGACGTCTCGACGGGATCGACCTCGTCGGTGGTCGCGCTGACAGTGTCGAACTTCGTGAGGTCGGGGTCGAGACCGCCCGAGAGGAGGTTCGAGATCCGATCGAGGTCCTGCGTTTCGAGCAGCAGGTCTTCGAGTCGGTCCTGGGCCGCGCCGGTGAGCCGCCCCGACGCGGAGAAGTCGAGTTCGCGCTCTAACTCCCGCTTGGCGCAGTCCGGACAGATGTACTCTCTGTCGGTCTTGATCGCCGTGTCCTCGGTGATCGGCGAGTAGCGGCCGTCCGAAGCGCAGTAGCGACACGTCCGGACGACGAGCGCCTCCAGCTGGTAGCCGTCGAGCATCGCCTGTAGCTCGTTCCGGCGGTGCTTGGATGTCTGCTGGGAGATGCGGATCCGCGAGGCGCGGCGGGCGAGTTCGACGAACTGACTCGGGTCACGTGGCTCCTCGGAGGAGCCGCGTTTGACGCGGAACTTCGCGGGGCGAGGGCCGGCGTCCGTCTCCTTCAGTTCGAGCACCGCGCGGAAGACGCGCTCGCCGTCCCGCTCGACGACCACGAGGAAGTCGTCGCCGGACTCGTGGAGGAAGAGCGTGTCGACGCGGCCGACCTGTTTTGACACGCTGGGGGATACGTCGAGGAGGTATTTCAGCGGTTCGTCTCCGACCGCCGCCCTCGGTCGGTCGGCGTCGCGCCAGCGACGACGGAACGGGGTTCCGCGGGCGGTGCCGCGGCTGGACTTAAGTCCCGTGCCCGACTACGGCACGGTATGCGAGGAATCCGCATCGGCAGCGCCTTCGGGATCCCGATCAAGCTCGATCTCACGTTCCTCATCGTTCTGCCGCTGTTCGCGTGGCTCATCGGCGCCGACGTCGGCCAACTCGCCGTCGTCGTCAACGACCTCTTCGGGTCGGCGATCGACGCCGGTCCGCTCACGACGGGCTCGATGCAGTGGATCCTGGGGGCGGCGGCGGCGATCGGGCTGTTCGTCTGCGTCCTGCTCCACGAGTTCGGCCACTCGCTGGTGGCGAT
This portion of the Halobellus litoreus genome encodes:
- a CDS encoding sensor histidine kinase, translating into MDGLPEGVGDDRSGFAGAVRQTDASQYGTLYDIALDTSTSLMSAEPDEFETKLRWGLESVGSHVDADRGYVFQSRNERFERTAGWTDEEVDPWEVQHLALDGFEWLGGRLRQFENAVVPSVRDLPTTSTLREALRAEEVKSAVFLPMVEDWSLQGFVGFDLAESTRQWDESEVDILRSVADMIAHSLSRVRREKLLKQQNERLETFASVISHDLRNPLNVVTGSLELADASGGSEHIDRATRAAERMEDLIEQVLTLAQQGRDIGDTRRIRLGTVVESAWATVEAPAAEIRLESDATVYADPDRLREAFENLFRNAVEHGGDDVTVRAGAVENGFYIEDDGAGIPEERRESVFDRGYTTDGGTGLGLPIVRSIVDAHGWSIRARDGVAGGARFEITDVEFAAT
- a CDS encoding DEAD/DEAH box helicase, whose protein sequence is MSKQVGRVDTLFLHESGDDFLVVVERDGERVFRAVLELKETDAGPRPAKFRVKRGSSEEPRDPSQFVELARRASRIRISQQTSKHRRNELQAMLDGYQLEALVVRTCRYCASDGRYSPITEDTAIKTDREYICPDCAKRELERELDFSASGRLTGAAQDRLEDLLLETQDLDRISNLLSGGLDPDLTKFDTVSATTDEVDPVETSTLDLHPELQRRVEDRFDSLLPVQSLAVDNGLFEERDQLVVSATATGKTLVGELAGIDRALKGEGKLLFLVPLVALANQKHEDFEERYGDVLDVTIRVGASRINDDGNRFDPNADVVVGTYEGIDHALRTGKDLGDVGTVVIDEIHTLKEEERGHRLDGLISRLKYYNEERARRREGYDGAQYVYLSATVGNPESLAERLRATLIEFEERPVPIERHVTFADGREKPDIVNKLVRREFDSKSSKGYRGQTIVFTNSRRRCHEISRKLEYDAAPYHAGLDYGQRKRVERQFGDQDLAAVVTTAALAAGVDFPASQVIFDSLAMGIEWLSVQEFEQMLGRAGRPDYHDQGKVYLLVEPDCVYHNSMEMTEDEVAFKLLKGEMEDVLTHYDETAAAEETLANVVVAGKRAKRLNDRMVGDVPTKHALGKLLQWEFIDGFEPTPLGRAVCRHFLSPSDAFRILDLIRTGTDPYDLVAEMELREEF